The Hemiscyllium ocellatum isolate sHemOce1 chromosome 14, sHemOce1.pat.X.cur, whole genome shotgun sequence genome includes a region encoding these proteins:
- the tamm41 gene encoding phosphatidate cytidylyltransferase, mitochondrial isoform X4 — protein sequence MSLPMLQSNSGLMRRILAHFPRDLSLAFAYGSGLFGQTGHTGLRNNMLDFVFAVDDPVTWHTMNIMKNPRHYSFLRFFGPKHVSKIQNNYGAGIYYNTLVPCDDRIIKYGVISTGTLIEDLLHWKNLYIAGRLHKPVKILIQNENGKLQNALAKNLKSAVITAFLMLPESFTEEELYVRIAGLSYSGDFRMIIGEDRSKVMNIVTANMENFQRLYNNILQECPQVVYKQQLGKLELDKSPEGQFNQLMALPRTLQQEITRLVDQPGKNRDVEEILLQVAQDPDCGLLIQQSVAGIVKSSSMTQSAKGILTAGSNLVGNVQNPPDPCELQKFHLKLLMDDLFTKVCKFPFLLF from the exons ATGTCGCTGCCGATGCTGCAGAGTAACAGTGGATTGATGCGGAGGATCCTGGCTCATTTCCCCCGGGATCTGAGCCTGGCCTTCGCCTATGGTTCCGGCCTGTTCGGACAGACAGGACACACAGGCCTAAGG AACAATATGCTGGATTTTGTCTTTGCTGTGGATGATCCTGTGACATGGCATACGATGAATATCATGAAAAACCCCAGACATTACTCGTTTTTAAGGTTTTTTGGACCAAAACATGTTAGTAAAATACAGAATAATTATGGAGCTGGAATATATTACAATACCTTAGTGCCGTGTGATGACAGG ATAATCAAGTATGGAGTCATCAGTACAGGAACTCTGATTGAAGATCTTCTTCATTGGAAAAATTTATACATTGCTGGAAGACTGCACAAGCCT GTGAAGATATTAATCCAAAATGAAAATGGCAAATTGCAAAATGCACTGGCTAAGAACCTGAAAAGTGCAGTGATCACAGCATTTCTTATGCTGCCAGAATCATTTACAGAGGAGGAGCTCTACGTTCGTATTGCTGGACTCTCGTACTCTG GTGATTTTCGAATGATTATTGGAGAAGACCGATCAAAAGTAATGAATATTGTTACTGCAAACATGGAAAACTTCCAAAGACTATACAACAACATTTTGCAGGAGTGCCCTCAAGTGGTCTACAAGCAGCAATTGGGTAAATTAGAG CTTGATAAAAGTCCAGAAGGTCAATTCAATCAGTTGATGGCTTTGCCTAGAACTCTTCAACAAGAGATAACTCGTTTAGTAGACCAACCAGGGAAAAATAGAGATGTTGAGGAGATCTTGCTTCAAGTAGCCCAGGACCCAGACTGTGGATTACTAATACAACAAA GCGTAGCTGGTATCGTAAAGTCCTCAAGTATGACCCAAAGCGCAAAAGGAATTCTCACTgctg GATCCAATCTCGTTGGAAATGTGCAGAACCCTCCAGATCCCTGTGAGCTACAGAAGTTCCACTTAAAA
- the tamm41 gene encoding phosphatidate cytidylyltransferase, mitochondrial isoform X3, with protein MSLPMLQSNSGLMRRILAHFPRDLSLAFAYGSGLFGQTGHTGLRNNMLDFVFAVDDPVTWHTMNIMKNPRHYSFLRFFGPKHVSKIQNNYGAGIYYNTLVPCDDRIIKYGVISTGTLIEDLLHWKNLYIAGRLHKPVKILIQNENGKLQNALAKNLKSAVITAFLMLPESFTEEELYVRIAGLSYSGDFRMIIGEDRSKVMNIVTANMENFQRLYNNILQECPQVVYKQQLGKLELDKSPEGQFNQLMALPRTLQQEITRLVDQPGKNRDVEEILLQVAQDPDCGLLIQQSVAGIVKSSSMTQSAKGILTAGQLKKAKFQAIATEWVLIFDKSTISDWGIGMKEAASYYRIRYPSSWAV; from the exons ATGTCGCTGCCGATGCTGCAGAGTAACAGTGGATTGATGCGGAGGATCCTGGCTCATTTCCCCCGGGATCTGAGCCTGGCCTTCGCCTATGGTTCCGGCCTGTTCGGACAGACAGGACACACAGGCCTAAGG AACAATATGCTGGATTTTGTCTTTGCTGTGGATGATCCTGTGACATGGCATACGATGAATATCATGAAAAACCCCAGACATTACTCGTTTTTAAGGTTTTTTGGACCAAAACATGTTAGTAAAATACAGAATAATTATGGAGCTGGAATATATTACAATACCTTAGTGCCGTGTGATGACAGG ATAATCAAGTATGGAGTCATCAGTACAGGAACTCTGATTGAAGATCTTCTTCATTGGAAAAATTTATACATTGCTGGAAGACTGCACAAGCCT GTGAAGATATTAATCCAAAATGAAAATGGCAAATTGCAAAATGCACTGGCTAAGAACCTGAAAAGTGCAGTGATCACAGCATTTCTTATGCTGCCAGAATCATTTACAGAGGAGGAGCTCTACGTTCGTATTGCTGGACTCTCGTACTCTG GTGATTTTCGAATGATTATTGGAGAAGACCGATCAAAAGTAATGAATATTGTTACTGCAAACATGGAAAACTTCCAAAGACTATACAACAACATTTTGCAGGAGTGCCCTCAAGTGGTCTACAAGCAGCAATTGGGTAAATTAGAG CTTGATAAAAGTCCAGAAGGTCAATTCAATCAGTTGATGGCTTTGCCTAGAACTCTTCAACAAGAGATAACTCGTTTAGTAGACCAACCAGGGAAAAATAGAGATGTTGAGGAGATCTTGCTTCAAGTAGCCCAGGACCCAGACTGTGGATTACTAATACAACAAA GCGTAGCTGGTATCGTAAAGTCCTCAAGTATGACCCAAAGCGCAAAAGGAATTCTCACTgctg ggcaACTGAAGAAAGCCAAATTTCAAGCAATTGCAACAGAATGGGTGCTGATCTTTGACAAGTCGACCATTAGTGACTGGGGCATTGGCATGAAAGAAGCAGCCAGCTACTATAGGATCAGGTACCCAAGCTCCTGGGCAGTTTAG
- the tamm41 gene encoding phosphatidate cytidylyltransferase, mitochondrial isoform X1, translating to MSLPMLQSNSGLMRRILAHFPRDLSLAFAYGSGLFGQTGHTGLRNNMLDFVFAVDDPVTWHTMNIMKNPRHYSFLRFFGPKHVSKIQNNYGAGIYYNTLVPCDDRIIKYGVISTGTLIEDLLHWKNLYIAGRLHKPVKILIQNENGKLQNALAKNLKSAVITAFLMLPESFTEEELYVRIAGLSYSGDFRMIIGEDRSKVMNIVTANMENFQRLYNNILQECPQVVYKQQLGKLELDKSPEGQFNQLMALPRTLQQEITRLVDQPGKNRDVEEILLQVAQDPDCGLLIQQSVAGIVKSSSMTQSAKGILTAGSNLVGNVQNPPDPCELQKFHLKVSTINGKSLFVSYCYFIVSKSHPLTKMLTS from the exons ATGTCGCTGCCGATGCTGCAGAGTAACAGTGGATTGATGCGGAGGATCCTGGCTCATTTCCCCCGGGATCTGAGCCTGGCCTTCGCCTATGGTTCCGGCCTGTTCGGACAGACAGGACACACAGGCCTAAGG AACAATATGCTGGATTTTGTCTTTGCTGTGGATGATCCTGTGACATGGCATACGATGAATATCATGAAAAACCCCAGACATTACTCGTTTTTAAGGTTTTTTGGACCAAAACATGTTAGTAAAATACAGAATAATTATGGAGCTGGAATATATTACAATACCTTAGTGCCGTGTGATGACAGG ATAATCAAGTATGGAGTCATCAGTACAGGAACTCTGATTGAAGATCTTCTTCATTGGAAAAATTTATACATTGCTGGAAGACTGCACAAGCCT GTGAAGATATTAATCCAAAATGAAAATGGCAAATTGCAAAATGCACTGGCTAAGAACCTGAAAAGTGCAGTGATCACAGCATTTCTTATGCTGCCAGAATCATTTACAGAGGAGGAGCTCTACGTTCGTATTGCTGGACTCTCGTACTCTG GTGATTTTCGAATGATTATTGGAGAAGACCGATCAAAAGTAATGAATATTGTTACTGCAAACATGGAAAACTTCCAAAGACTATACAACAACATTTTGCAGGAGTGCCCTCAAGTGGTCTACAAGCAGCAATTGGGTAAATTAGAG CTTGATAAAAGTCCAGAAGGTCAATTCAATCAGTTGATGGCTTTGCCTAGAACTCTTCAACAAGAGATAACTCGTTTAGTAGACCAACCAGGGAAAAATAGAGATGTTGAGGAGATCTTGCTTCAAGTAGCCCAGGACCCAGACTGTGGATTACTAATACAACAAA GCGTAGCTGGTATCGTAAAGTCCTCAAGTATGACCCAAAGCGCAAAAGGAATTCTCACTgctg GATCCAATCTCGTTGGAAATGTGCAGAACCCTCCAGATCCCTGTGAGCTACAGAAGTTCCACTTAAAAGTAAGCACAATTAATGGAAAATCTTTATTTGTGTCATATTGTTATTTTATTGTCTCTAAGTCACACCCATTAACCAAGATGTTGACATCATAA
- the tamm41 gene encoding phosphatidate cytidylyltransferase, mitochondrial isoform X6 codes for MSLPMLQSNSGLMRRILAHFPRDLSLAFAYGSGLFGQTGHTGLRNNMLDFVFAVDDPVTWHTMNIMKNPRHYSFLRFFGPKHVSKIQNNYGAGIYYNTLVPCDDRIIKYGVISTGTLIEDLLHWKNLYIAGRLHKPVKILIQNENGKLQNALAKNLKSAVITAFLMLPESFTEEELYVRIAGLSYSGDFRMIIGEDRSKVMNIVTANMENFQRLYNNILQECPQVVYKQQLGKLELDKSPEGQFNQLMALPRTLQQEITRLVDQPGKNRDVEEILLQVAQDPDCGLLIQQSVAGIVKSSSMTQSAKGILTAGSNLVGNVQNPPDPCELQKFHLKGN; via the exons ATGTCGCTGCCGATGCTGCAGAGTAACAGTGGATTGATGCGGAGGATCCTGGCTCATTTCCCCCGGGATCTGAGCCTGGCCTTCGCCTATGGTTCCGGCCTGTTCGGACAGACAGGACACACAGGCCTAAGG AACAATATGCTGGATTTTGTCTTTGCTGTGGATGATCCTGTGACATGGCATACGATGAATATCATGAAAAACCCCAGACATTACTCGTTTTTAAGGTTTTTTGGACCAAAACATGTTAGTAAAATACAGAATAATTATGGAGCTGGAATATATTACAATACCTTAGTGCCGTGTGATGACAGG ATAATCAAGTATGGAGTCATCAGTACAGGAACTCTGATTGAAGATCTTCTTCATTGGAAAAATTTATACATTGCTGGAAGACTGCACAAGCCT GTGAAGATATTAATCCAAAATGAAAATGGCAAATTGCAAAATGCACTGGCTAAGAACCTGAAAAGTGCAGTGATCACAGCATTTCTTATGCTGCCAGAATCATTTACAGAGGAGGAGCTCTACGTTCGTATTGCTGGACTCTCGTACTCTG GTGATTTTCGAATGATTATTGGAGAAGACCGATCAAAAGTAATGAATATTGTTACTGCAAACATGGAAAACTTCCAAAGACTATACAACAACATTTTGCAGGAGTGCCCTCAAGTGGTCTACAAGCAGCAATTGGGTAAATTAGAG CTTGATAAAAGTCCAGAAGGTCAATTCAATCAGTTGATGGCTTTGCCTAGAACTCTTCAACAAGAGATAACTCGTTTAGTAGACCAACCAGGGAAAAATAGAGATGTTGAGGAGATCTTGCTTCAAGTAGCCCAGGACCCAGACTGTGGATTACTAATACAACAAA GCGTAGCTGGTATCGTAAAGTCCTCAAGTATGACCCAAAGCGCAAAAGGAATTCTCACTgctg GATCCAATCTCGTTGGAAATGTGCAGAACCCTCCAGATCCCTGTGAGCTACAGAAGTTCCACTTAAAA ggcaACTGA
- the tamm41 gene encoding phosphatidate cytidylyltransferase, mitochondrial isoform X5, giving the protein MSLPMLQSNSGLMRRILAHFPRDLSLAFAYGSGLFGQTGHTGLRNNMLDFVFAVDDPVTWHTMNIMKNPRHYSFLRFFGPKHVSKIQNNYGAGIYYNTLVPCDDRIIKYGVISTGTLIEDLLHWKNLYIAGRLHKPVKILIQNENGKLQNALAKNLKSAVITAFLMLPESFTEEELYVRIAGLSYSGDFRMIIGEDRSKVMNIVTANMENFQRLYNNILQECPQVVYKQQLGKLELDKSPEGQFNQLMALPRTLQQEITRLVDQPGKNRDVEEILLQVAQDPDCGLLIQQSVAGIVKSSSMTQSAKGILTAGMKKTVTYSMKKLHKMWRGWRRKSS; this is encoded by the exons ATGTCGCTGCCGATGCTGCAGAGTAACAGTGGATTGATGCGGAGGATCCTGGCTCATTTCCCCCGGGATCTGAGCCTGGCCTTCGCCTATGGTTCCGGCCTGTTCGGACAGACAGGACACACAGGCCTAAGG AACAATATGCTGGATTTTGTCTTTGCTGTGGATGATCCTGTGACATGGCATACGATGAATATCATGAAAAACCCCAGACATTACTCGTTTTTAAGGTTTTTTGGACCAAAACATGTTAGTAAAATACAGAATAATTATGGAGCTGGAATATATTACAATACCTTAGTGCCGTGTGATGACAGG ATAATCAAGTATGGAGTCATCAGTACAGGAACTCTGATTGAAGATCTTCTTCATTGGAAAAATTTATACATTGCTGGAAGACTGCACAAGCCT GTGAAGATATTAATCCAAAATGAAAATGGCAAATTGCAAAATGCACTGGCTAAGAACCTGAAAAGTGCAGTGATCACAGCATTTCTTATGCTGCCAGAATCATTTACAGAGGAGGAGCTCTACGTTCGTATTGCTGGACTCTCGTACTCTG GTGATTTTCGAATGATTATTGGAGAAGACCGATCAAAAGTAATGAATATTGTTACTGCAAACATGGAAAACTTCCAAAGACTATACAACAACATTTTGCAGGAGTGCCCTCAAGTGGTCTACAAGCAGCAATTGGGTAAATTAGAG CTTGATAAAAGTCCAGAAGGTCAATTCAATCAGTTGATGGCTTTGCCTAGAACTCTTCAACAAGAGATAACTCGTTTAGTAGACCAACCAGGGAAAAATAGAGATGTTGAGGAGATCTTGCTTCAAGTAGCCCAGGACCCAGACTGTGGATTACTAATACAACAAA GCGTAGCTGGTATCGTAAAGTCCTCAAGTATGACCCAAAGCGCAAAAGGAATTCTCACTgctg GTATGAAAAAGACAGTTACATATAGCATGAAGAAGCTGCATAAAATGTGGAGAGGTTGGAGAAGAAAATCATCCTAA